The following are from one region of the Cloacibacterium normanense genome:
- the hisIE gene encoding bifunctional phosphoribosyl-AMP cyclohydrolase/phosphoribosyl-ATP diphosphatase HisIE → MNSMINFEKGNGLVPVIIQDETTLQVLMLGFMNEEALKLTEETGKVHFFSRTKDRIWLKGESSENYLYVKSIEKDCDDDTLLIKVKPTNVVCHTGNFSCFGEKDTKGFLYELEAIINQRIDENVEGSYTSKLYQRGINKVAQKVGEEAVELVIEAKDDNDDLFKNEAADLLYHFLILLKAKNFKLQDIEEVLRGRH, encoded by the coding sequence ATGAATTCAATGATAAATTTTGAAAAAGGAAACGGATTAGTTCCCGTAATTATTCAAGACGAAACCACATTACAAGTGTTAATGCTCGGTTTTATGAATGAAGAAGCTCTAAAATTAACAGAAGAAACGGGGAAGGTTCACTTTTTTAGCAGAACCAAAGATAGAATTTGGTTAAAAGGTGAATCTTCTGAAAATTATTTATATGTAAAAAGCATCGAAAAAGATTGTGATGATGATACTTTACTCATCAAAGTAAAACCAACAAATGTGGTTTGTCATACTGGTAATTTCAGTTGTTTTGGAGAAAAAGATACTAAAGGTTTTCTGTATGAATTAGAAGCGATTATCAACCAAAGAATTGATGAAAATGTAGAAGGTTCTTATACTTCAAAACTCTATCAAAGAGGCATCAATAAAGTAGCCCAAAAAGTAGGAGAGGAAGCTGTAGAATTGGTTATTGAGGCGAAAGATGACAATGATGACTTGTTCAAAAATGAAGCAGCAGATTTATTGTATCACTTTTTAATTTTATTGAAGGCTAAAAATTTCAAATTACAAGACATAGAAGAAGTTTTGAGAGGAAGACATTAA
- the hisF gene encoding imidazole glycerol phosphate synthase subunit HisF, whose product MLKKRIIPCLDIKDGRTVKGVNFVGLIDAGNPVELAKRYVDEGADELVFLDITATHENRKTLVQLVEKIAEEINIPFTVGGGISEISDVDNLLKAGADKISINSSAVKNPDLIKTFADKFGSQCVVVAIDSKQFGDEDYVFVNGGRIKTDYKTHDWAKKVEELGAGEILLTSMDFDGTKQGFDVRLLNEISQIVNIPIIASGGAGKMKDFTEVFNETKATGALAASIFHFGEININDLKQVLKQQNIAIRF is encoded by the coding sequence ATGTTAAAGAAAAGAATCATTCCTTGTTTGGATATAAAAGACGGAAGAACCGTAAAAGGAGTTAATTTTGTGGGGTTGATTGATGCAGGAAATCCTGTAGAATTGGCAAAAAGATATGTAGATGAAGGCGCAGATGAACTGGTTTTTCTAGATATTACCGCAACTCACGAAAACCGAAAAACTTTGGTGCAATTAGTAGAAAAAATTGCTGAGGAAATCAATATTCCGTTTACTGTTGGTGGCGGAATTTCAGAAATTTCTGATGTTGATAATCTTCTAAAAGCAGGTGCAGATAAAATCAGCATCAATTCTTCTGCGGTTAAAAATCCTGATTTAATTAAAACTTTTGCAGATAAATTTGGGAGTCAATGTGTAGTTGTGGCGATAGATTCTAAACAATTTGGAGACGAAGATTACGTTTTTGTAAACGGAGGAAGAATAAAAACCGACTATAAAACCCACGATTGGGCAAAAAAAGTAGAAGAATTAGGAGCTGGCGAAATTTTACTCACTTCTATGGATTTTGATGGAACAAAACAAGGTTTTGATGTGAGATTGCTCAATGAAATTTCACAAATCGTCAATATTCCCATTATCGCTTCTGGAGGTGCAGGAAAAATGAAAGATTTTACTGAAGTTTTTAACGAAACCAAAGCTACAGGAGCTTTAGCAGCAAGTATTTTCCACTTTGGAGAAATTAATATCAACGATTTAAAACAAGTTTTAAAACAACAAAATATTGCTATAAGATTTTAG
- a CDS encoding four helix bundle protein, whose translation MNSLELRNRTKKFSLDILELLEILPNSKTFKLIENQLGRAELSVGANYRVVSRAKSSNDFINKLKIVEEECDECIFFLEILLEKTVNHKELIHKLLSEANEILAIIVASIKSARNNKS comes from the coding sequence ATGAATTCTTTAGAATTGAGAAATCGCACCAAAAAGTTTTCTTTGGATATTTTAGAATTGTTAGAGATTTTACCTAATTCTAAAACTTTTAAATTAATTGAAAATCAGTTAGGAAGAGCAGAATTGTCTGTTGGCGCAAATTATAGAGTAGTTTCTAGGGCAAAATCGAGTAATGATTTTATCAATAAACTCAAAATAGTAGAAGAAGAATGTGATGAATGTATTTTTTTTCTTGAAATATTGCTTGAAAAAACAGTAAATCATAAAGAATTAATTCATAAATTATTAAGTGAAGCCAACGAAATTTTAGCGATTATTGTTGCATCAATAAAGTCAGCCAGAAATAATAAATCGTAA
- the hisA gene encoding 1-(5-phosphoribosyl)-5-[(5-phosphoribosylamino)methylideneamino]imidazole-4-carboxamide isomerase — translation MKIIPAIDIIDGKCVRLSKGDYDTKKIYNENPVEVAKEFEDFGIQYLHLVDLDGAKAKKIINQKVIENIAKKTNLIIDFGGGIRSEEDLQKAFDSGAKKVTLGSVAVVNPELCLAWLEKFGAEKLILGADCLDRKIKTSGWLENSETDVVDFIKEYQKKGFKEVVCTDISKDGMLQGPSTALYQEIIENSTIELIASGGISNIEDVQKMKEIGCAGTIIGKAIYEGRISLEDLRLTISDF, via the coding sequence ATGAAAATTATTCCTGCAATAGACATCATTGACGGAAAGTGTGTTAGACTTTCTAAAGGTGATTATGATACCAAAAAAATATATAACGAAAATCCTGTTGAAGTAGCCAAAGAATTTGAAGATTTCGGGATTCAATATTTACATTTGGTGGACTTGGACGGAGCAAAAGCAAAGAAAATTATCAACCAAAAAGTGATTGAAAACATCGCTAAAAAGACCAATCTCATCATTGATTTCGGAGGTGGAATTCGTTCTGAAGAAGATTTGCAAAAAGCTTTTGATAGCGGTGCTAAAAAGGTGACTTTGGGAAGTGTTGCTGTGGTAAATCCTGAGTTATGTTTGGCTTGGTTAGAAAAATTTGGAGCCGAAAAATTGATTTTGGGAGCAGATTGTTTGGATCGAAAAATCAAAACTTCGGGTTGGTTAGAAAATTCTGAAACAGATGTGGTAGATTTCATCAAAGAATATCAGAAAAAAGGCTTCAAAGAAGTGGTTTGTACCGATATTTCAAAAGACGGAATGTTGCAAGGTCCATCCACAGCATTGTATCAAGAAATTATAGAAAATTCAACTATTGAACTCATTGCAAGTGGTGGAATTTCGAACATAGAAGATGTGCAAAAAATGAAGGAAATTGGTTGCGCTGGAACCATCATTGGTAAAGCGATTTATGAAGGAAGAATTTCTTTAGAAGATTTACGATTGACGATTTCAGATTTTTGA
- the hisH gene encoding imidazole glycerol phosphate synthase subunit HisH produces MIAIIDYDAGNVKSVQNALKKLGFEAVITSNIETIKNADKVIFPGVGEASSAMKKLQERGLDAIIPNLKQPVLGICLGMQLMCNASEEGNTKALGIFDCEVKLFPNSDIVPHMGWNNVSEMKGKLLENISEIDNFYFVHSYYAEIVESTTSVCNYITPFSATLEKDNFYAAQFHPEKSGDAGFKLLENFLNLRF; encoded by the coding sequence ATGATAGCAATTATAGACTACGATGCAGGAAATGTAAAATCCGTTCAAAATGCACTGAAAAAATTAGGCTTTGAAGCGGTAATTACTTCTAACATCGAAACGATAAAAAACGCTGATAAAGTGATTTTTCCAGGAGTAGGAGAAGCTTCCTCGGCAATGAAAAAACTTCAGGAAAGAGGTTTAGATGCAATAATTCCGAATTTGAAACAACCAGTTTTGGGAATTTGTCTCGGAATGCAACTGATGTGTAATGCTTCGGAAGAAGGCAATACAAAAGCACTTGGGATTTTTGATTGCGAAGTGAAATTGTTCCCTAATTCAGACATCGTTCCACACATGGGATGGAATAATGTTTCGGAAATGAAAGGAAAATTGCTAGAAAACATCTCTGAGATTGATAATTTTTACTTTGTACACAGTTATTATGCGGAAATTGTTGAAAGTACAACCTCGGTTTGTAATTATATTACTCCATTCAGTGCTACTTTGGAAAAAGACAATTTCTATGCAGCTCAATTTCACCCAGAAAAATCTGGAGATGCTGGTTTTAAACTATTAGAAAATTTTTTAAATTTAAGATTTTAG